A stretch of Clostridium formicaceticum DNA encodes these proteins:
- a CDS encoding iron chelate uptake ABC transporter family permease subunit yields MSYKKKIGLLTLLSVVLIVLFLSIGLNANNWNYALSRRIPKIIAIVLTGSIIAFSSMVFQTITNNRILTPSVLGLDALYMFIQTLVVFIFAGSSLTVVSRHTNFLLSVALMIAFSSILYKFIFKKEQQNIYFLLLVGLIFSTLFQSLSSFMQMLIDPNEFGVVQSRMFASFNNVNTDLLLIAVIMVLSIGIYIYPHRKILDVLSLGREEAINLGVDYDKSVKRILIVVIIMVSVATALVGPITFLGLLVVNLARELLNTYQHKYLIITSILMSSIALVGGQLVIERVLNFKTPLSVIINLVGGLYFIYLLLKENKA; encoded by the coding sequence ATGAGTTATAAAAAAAAGATAGGTTTACTAACGCTTTTATCGGTTGTGCTGATTGTACTCTTTCTATCAATCGGTCTCAATGCAAACAACTGGAATTATGCGCTCTCTAGGCGAATACCAAAAATCATAGCCATTGTATTGACAGGGTCAATCATTGCTTTTTCCTCTATGGTTTTTCAAACTATTACCAATAACCGTATATTGACCCCTAGTGTTTTAGGATTAGATGCCCTGTATATGTTCATACAAACCTTAGTTGTTTTCATATTTGCAGGTAGCAGCTTAACCGTGGTAAGCAGACATACAAACTTTTTATTATCTGTTGCATTAATGATTGCTTTTTCAAGCATTCTTTATAAGTTTATATTTAAAAAGGAACAGCAGAACATTTACTTTCTATTGTTGGTAGGATTAATCTTTAGCACATTGTTTCAAAGTTTATCTTCTTTCATGCAGATGTTAATCGACCCCAATGAATTTGGCGTTGTCCAAAGTAGAATGTTTGCTAGCTTCAATAATGTAAATACAGATTTACTACTTATAGCTGTAATCATGGTTTTATCTATAGGGATTTACATCTATCCCCATAGGAAGATACTAGACGTTTTATCTTTGGGTCGAGAAGAAGCTATCAATCTAGGGGTAGACTATGATAAATCTGTTAAGAGAATCTTAATCGTGGTTATTATTATGGTATCTGTAGCAACCGCCTTAGTTGGACCGATTACCTTCTTAGGCCTATTGGTAGTAAATCTTGCTAGAGAGCTGTTGAATACTTACCAGCATAAATATTTGATTATTACCTCCATCTTAATGAGTAGCATTGCCTTAGTTGGAGGGCAGCTGGTTATTGAGAGGGTTTTAAATTTCAAAACACCCTTAAGTGTTATCATTAACCTTGTGGGAGGATTATATTTTATATACCTGTTGTTAAAGGAGAATAAAGCATGA
- a CDS encoding DUF1657 domain-containing protein gives MTVQSDLEKAMAYCEAIKGSYAMMAHSTEDQQAKQMFNSMKADLEKHMEFLSGRLEYLSQNNELNKKN, from the coding sequence ATGACGGTTCAAAGTGACTTAGAAAAAGCTATGGCATATTGTGAAGCTATAAAAGGAAGTTATGCTATGATGGCGCATTCCACCGAAGACCAGCAGGCAAAGCAGATGTTTAACAGTATGAAGGCTGACCTCGAAAAACATATGGAGTTTCTCAGTGGAAGATTGGAATATCTAAGCCAAAATAATGAATTAAATAAGAAAAATTAA
- a CDS encoding ABC transporter permease: MKKRYLVSVLIILSISSIFIGVKNIHFLDILYFNEEKIQILVLSRFPRLISIIVAGMSMGISGLIMQQITRNKFVSPTTAATVDSARLGILVSLLLYSSASSFQKMLISFGFALAGTFLFVKILKKVRFKNEIFIPLIGIMLGNIIDAITTFFAYRYDLVQNISSWLQGDFSMVIKGRYELLYFSIPLTILAYLYANQFTVAGMGEAFSANLGLNYNKVVNLGLMIVALSTSLVVITVGRIPFLGLIIPNIVTIYQGDHLKKNLVPTALLGAVFLLFCDILGRIIIYPYEVSIGLTVGILGSLIFLYLLIRGSKG, encoded by the coding sequence ATGAAAAAAAGATATTTAGTTTCTGTGTTGATCATATTATCTATTTCTTCTATTTTTATAGGGGTAAAAAATATTCATTTCTTAGATATCCTATATTTTAATGAAGAAAAAATCCAAATATTAGTACTGAGTCGATTTCCTCGGCTTATTAGTATTATCGTAGCTGGGATGAGCATGGGTATAAGTGGTTTGATTATGCAACAAATTACCCGAAATAAATTTGTATCTCCAACAACTGCTGCAACAGTGGATAGTGCTAGGTTAGGAATTTTGGTTTCTCTTTTACTCTATTCCTCTGCCAGCAGCTTTCAAAAAATGCTAATTTCCTTTGGATTTGCCTTGGCGGGAACCTTTCTGTTTGTGAAAATCCTAAAAAAAGTAAGGTTTAAAAATGAGATTTTTATACCGCTTATTGGTATTATGTTAGGTAATATTATAGATGCCATTACCACTTTTTTTGCTTATAGGTACGATCTTGTGCAAAATATTTCCTCTTGGTTGCAGGGAGATTTTTCTATGGTAATCAAAGGAAGGTATGAACTTTTATATTTCAGTATCCCCCTTACCATTCTTGCTTATTTATATGCGAATCAATTTACAGTAGCGGGGATGGGAGAGGCGTTTTCTGCAAATTTAGGGTTAAACTACAACAAGGTTGTGAACTTAGGTTTGATGATTGTAGCCTTATCAACTTCCCTTGTGGTAATTACTGTTGGACGAATCCCCTTTTTAGGGTTGATCATTCCAAACATCGTAACAATCTATCAAGGAGATCATTTAAAAAAGAATCTTGTTCCTACTGCTTTGCTTGGTGCAGTATTTCTACTTTTCTGTGATATTCTTGGACGTATCATTATTTATCCCTACGAGGTTTCTATCGGACTTACAGTAGGTATATTAGGAAGTCTAATATTTCTCTATCTACTGATAAGGGGGAGTAAAGGATGA
- a CDS encoding helix-turn-helix transcriptional regulator has translation MVYSASGKRHIFDTMKKFFLCTHIPMKALTYEGELLHTVGYNKRLEDIYGYQNIFEKIEEELCTKDSTATLTLSFEAINFTVFYICPKNIHRGVYIIGPYSIYPGQNKEIVYKPEGCIPHLISLLRNIAGDSDFIRQKKLNTYSLYVKKALDYMDAKYNAPLNVSCVAEYLGISKCYFCSILKKETNKTFTQVLNEIRIEKSKILLLKGDQSILDVAISVGYNNQNYYNMTFKKLTKMTPLQFKNHRNTSKDDASFNSFKMIL, from the coding sequence ATGGTTTATAGTGCTTCAGGCAAGAGACATATTTTTGATACTATGAAGAAATTTTTTTTATGTACCCATATACCAATGAAAGCCCTTACCTATGAGGGAGAGTTGTTACATACTGTAGGATATAATAAAAGACTAGAGGATATTTACGGGTACCAAAATATTTTTGAAAAAATCGAAGAAGAACTATGTACAAAAGACAGTACTGCCACCCTAACCCTTTCTTTTGAGGCTATAAATTTTACGGTTTTTTATATTTGCCCTAAGAATATTCATAGGGGCGTCTATATTATTGGACCCTATAGCATTTATCCTGGACAGAATAAAGAAATTGTATATAAACCGGAGGGCTGTATTCCCCATCTCATTTCTTTATTACGGAATATTGCAGGGGACAGTGATTTTATCAGACAAAAAAAGTTAAATACCTATAGCTTGTATGTAAAAAAAGCCCTGGATTATATGGATGCTAAATATAATGCTCCTTTAAATGTAAGTTGTGTGGCAGAATATCTTGGCATTAGCAAGTGTTATTTTTGTTCTATTTTAAAAAAAGAGACCAACAAAACCTTTACGCAGGTATTAAATGAAATTCGAATTGAGAAAAGCAAAATTCTGCTATTGAAGGGAGATCAATCTATCTTGGATGTTGCTATTTCCGTAGGCTACAATAATCAAAATTATTATAATATGACTTTTAAAAAACTTACGAAAATGACCCCCCTTCAATTTAAAAATCATAGGAATACAAGTAAAGATGATGCTTCTTTTAATTCTTTTAAAATGATCCTATAA